A window of Aromatoleum bremense genomic DNA:
TCACCAGATCAGCGGAGAAGCCGAGGCAGGCCAGATCCTTCAGCTCGTCGCGGGTCATCGGGCCGGTGGTGTCCTGCGAGCCGACGGTGGTCATCTTCGGTTCGCAGTAGGTGCCCGGGCGCACGCCCTGGCCTTCCGGGAAACCGCAGGCGCGGCCGACCATCTTCTGCGCCAGCGAGAAGCCCTTGCCGGAATCGGCCGGAGCCTGCGGCAGGCGGAACAGGGTGCTCACCGGCAGGCCCAGCGCTTCACGCGCCTTGGCGGTGAGACCGCGCCCGATGATCAGCGGAATGCGGCCGCCGGCGCGCACTTCGTCGAGGATCACGAGAGTCTTGAGCTGCGATTCGGACACCACGGCGCCGTTCTTGAGCGCGGTGACCTTGCCGCTGGCGGCGTCGACCTGGAGCTCGATCTCGTCGCCCATGTCGAGCTGGCCGCAGTCGAGCTCGATCGGCAGCGCGCCGGCGTCTTCCATGGTGTTGAAGAAGATCGGAGCGATCTTGGAGCCCAGGCACACGCCGCCGAAACGCTTGTTCGGCACGAACGGGATGTCTTCGCCGGTGAACCACAGCACCGAGTTGGTGGCCGACTTGCGCGACGAACCGGTACCGACCACGTCGCCGACGTAGGCGACGAGGTTGCCCTTGGCGCGCAGCTCTTCGAGGAACTTCACCGGGCCGCGCACGCCGGATTCTTCCGGCGTGATGCCCGGACGCGGGTTCTTCAGCATCGCCAGCGCGTGCAGCGGGATATCGGGCCGCGACCAGGCGTCCGGCGCGGGCGACAGGTCGTCGGTGTTGGTTTCGCCGGTGACCTTGAACACGGTGAGCTTCTGCGACGCGGGGACTTCCGGACGGCTGGTGAACCACTCGGCGTCGGCCCACGACTGCAGCACCGCTTTCGCGTTCGCGTTGCCCTTGTCGGCGAGTTCCTTGACGTCGTGGAAGTAGTCGAACATCAGCAGGGTCTTCTTCAGCCCTTCGGCCGCGACCGCGCCGACTTCGGCATCGCCGAGCAAGTCGATCATCGGCTTGATGTTGAAGCCGCCGAGCATGGTGCCGAGCAGTTCGGTCGCCTTCGTGCGGGACACCAGTGCACAGGTCTCCTCACCCTTCGTGACTTTGGCGAGGAACTCCGCCTTGACCTTCGCGGCATCGTCGACGCCCGCCGGCACGCGGTAGGTCAGGAGTTCGACGAGGAACTCTTCCTCGCCCTTCGGGGGATTCTTCAGCAACGCGACCAGTTCCTCGGTCTGCTGCTTCGACAGCGGCAGCGGCGGGATTCCGAGGGCGGCACGTTCGGCGACATGGGCACGGTAGGCTTCAAGCACGGGCGATTCCTTCCAATATCGTGGCGGTGGCAGGGCGTCCGGGTGCGTACCCGAACGGAACTCTGTGATTATATGTCTTTTATAAGACCTGGGGTGCAATGCAGCATTCGGGTCATCCCGTTGCCGCGCCGGGATTCTACTCTTCCCGCTCAGGTTGCGGGCCGGGTGGCGTCACTCTCATCGCGCCGTCATTGCTTTGCGCGAGGCTTTCAACTAAACAGGGCAAAGGAGTACGACGGGAACGGGCGCCGCCAGCAAGGGTTCCAATAACAGATATGCACCCGGCGGCGTCACCTCGCGCCCTTCGACGAAGCCCCATTCATCGGGAGACGGACCATGCTCCACACTCTGTTCGACACGCTGAAAACCTTTTCCACGCCCAGCGGGCGCAGCGGCCGCTATTACTCGTTGCCGGCACTCGAAACCGCCGGCATCGCGACGATCTCGCGCCTGCCGGTGTCGATCCGCATCGTGCTGGAAGCCGTGCTGCGCCATTGCGACGGCAGGAAAGTCACCGAAGACCACGTGCGCCAGCTCGCCAGTTGGACAGCGAACGCGCCGCGCACCGCCGAGATTCCGTTCGTCGTCGCCCGCGTCGTGCTGCAGGACTTTACCGGCGTGCCGCTGCTGTGCGATCTCGCCGCAATGCGCAACGTCGCGGCCGACATGGGCCGCGACCCGAAGCTGATCGAACCGCTCGTGCCGGTGGATCTGGTCGTCGACCATTCCGTGCAAGTCGACCACTACGGGTCGCCGCTCGCGCTGCGACAGAACATGGAACTCGAATTCCAGCGCAACCGCGAGCGTTACCAGTTCATGAAATGGGGGATGCAGGCATTCGACACGTTCCGCGTCGTGCCGCCGGGCATCGGCATCGTCCACCAGGTCAATCTCGAATATCTGTTCCGCGGCGTGCGCGGGCACGACACCGGGGATGGCATGCTGTATTACCCGGACACGCTGGTCGGCACCGACTCGCATACGACGATGATCAACGGCGTCGGCGTCGTCGGCTGGGGTGTCGGCGGGATCGAAGCCGAAGCCGGCATGCTGGGCCAGCCGGTCTACCTGCTGACGCCGGACGTCGTCGGCGTCGAACTGAAGGGGCGACTGAACGAAGGCGTCACGGCGACCGACCTCGTGCTGACCGTCACCGAACTGCTGCGCCGGCACAAGGTCGTCGGCAAGTTCGTCGAGTTCTTCGGCGAAGGCACCGCCAGCCTGACCGTCACCGACCGGGCGACGATCGCCAACATGGCTCCCGAATATGGCGCGACGATGGGCTTCTTCCCGGTCGATGACAAGACGGTCGCGTACATGCGCGGCACTGGCCGCAGCGACGTCGAGTGCGAACTGTTCGAAGCCTATTTCCGGGCGCAGCAGCTGTTCGGCGTGCCGCAGGCGGGCGAGATCGACTACTCGGAGACGGTGACGCTCGATCTGGCGTCGATCGTCCCGTCGCTCGCCGGGCCGAAGCGGCCGCAGGACCGCATTCCGCTGTCCGACATGGAAGAGATGTTCGACCGGCTGTTCTCCCGGCCGGCGAGCGAAAACGGCTTCGGCCAGCCGGAAGCTGCACTCGGCACGCGTTTTCCGACGAAGCTGCCGGGCGTCGACCTCGGCCATGGCGACATCCTCATCGCCGCGATCACGTCCTGCACGAACACCAGCAACCCGGCGGTGCTGATCGCCGCCGGCCTGCTGGCGAAGAAAGCGGTGGCGAAAGGGCTGCGCGTGAAACCCCACGTCAAGACGTCGCTCGCACCCGGCTCGCGCGTCGTCACCGACTACCTGCAGAAAGCCGGGTTGCTCGAACCGCTCGCCGAGCTCGGCTTTGCGCTGGCCGGCTACGGGTGCACGACCTGCATCGGAAACTCGGGCGATCTCGCGCCGGAGCTCAACGAGGCGATCGGCGAGCATAACGTCATCGCCGCCGCAGTGCTGTCGGGCAACCGCAATTTCGAAGCGCGCATTCATCCGAACATCCGCGCCAACTTTCTCGCGTCGCCGCCGCTCGTGGTCGCGTTCGCGATCGCGGGGCGGGCCAACGTCGATCTCACCGAGAACCCGCTGGGCACCGGAGCGGACGGCCACCATGTGTACCTGAAGGACATCTGGCCGACGTCCGACGAGATCGCCGCAGTGATGCCTTATGCGATGGATCCGGCGACTTTCAAGCGCCTGTATTCCGACTTCACGAAAGACCACGACCTGTGGAACGAGATCTCGGCGCCGGCGGGACAGGTGTACGCGTGGCCGGAGTCGACCTACATCGCGCGTCCGCCGTTCTTCGAAGGTTTCTCGCCGCAACCCGGCGCCGTCGCCGACATCAAGGGCGCGCGCGTGCTGCTGATGCTCGGCGACTCGGTCACGACCGACCACATCTCGCCGGCCGGTTCGTTCAGGGAGACAACTCCGGCAGGGCAGTGGCTGATCGCCAAGGGCGTCGCGAAGCAGGATTTCAACTCCTACGGCTCGCGGCGAGGCAATCACGACGTGATGGTGCGCGGCACTTTTGCCAACGTGCGGATCAGGAACATGATGCTGCCGCCGAAACAGGACGGCTCGCGCGTCGAAGGGGGCTACACGCTTCTCGACGACCGGCAGACGACGGTGTTCGACGCCGCGATGGCATATATGGCGACCGGCACGCCGACGGTGATCTTTGCCGGCGAGGAGTACGGCACCGGTTCGAGCCGCGACTGGGCCGCGAAAGGCACGCAGCTGCTCGGCGTCAGGGCCGTTATCGCCAGAAGTTTCGAGCGCATCCATCGCTCGAATCTCGTCGGCATGGGCGTGCTGCCGCTGCAGTTCAAGGGCCAGGACTCGTGGGAGAGTCTCGGTTTCGTCGGCGACGAGACGTTCGACGTCCTCGGCATCGATGCGACGCTCAAACCCCAGCAGGATCTGTCGCTGGTCGTGCACCGGCGCAATGGCGAGAGGATCGAGGTGTCGGTGTTGTGCCGCATCGACACGCCGGTCGAGGTCGATTACTACCGTCATGGCGGCATCCTGCCGTATGTGCTGCGGGAGATTCTCGGGCGCGTGCAATAGAATTGAATGCGCCGATGCGACGAACCGCCGCCCCACCCTGCCCCTGCCAGTCGGGCAAGTCGTTCGACGACTGCTGCGCTGCGCTCATCGCCGGGGAGCTTCTGCCCGACACCGCGGAGGCGCTGATGCGCAGCCGCTATACCGCGTACACACTGGGCGACGAGTCGTATCTCCTCGCGAGCTGGCATCCGTCGACCCGCCCGGCAGCGATCGATTTCACGACCGACCCGGCGCCCAAATGGATCGGGCTGCAGATCCGCCAACACGTCCAGACCGGTGCGGATGCCGCGGTCGTCGAGTTCGTCGCGCGATATCGCGTCGGCGGCCGCGCCCATCGCCTGCACGAGACGAGCCGCTTCGTGCGCACGCAGGGTCGCTGGCAGTATGTGGAGGGCGATATTCACGAGTGAAGCAGTCGTGCGTCACCCCCGACCCCTATAATTGCCCGGGGAATATCCCGCCCGACTGAATCCCGATGACAACCGACGAGCCGCAGAGCGATCCGGCAACGAGAAAAACATGAACCTCGAAAAAGTCATCTTCGGCTTCTTCATCGTGCTCGCCGCCACACTCAACTTTGGCTTCTTCGTCGGCGACATCGACGACCCTTCGCACCACGACATCTACGAGCTTTTCGCCGCGATCGTCGTGAGCCTGATCGCGACCGTCCTCAAGTTCGGCGACCGCACCCAGATCGGCGCGGTCCATCTGGCGACGAGCCTGGTGGCAGACCTGCAGCTCATCGCCGCCGCGATGGTATGGGGCTATGCCGCGCATGTCTCCGCCGGTGGGGTGACACCCGAGATGGTCGCCCGGGTGGTTTCACTGTCGGGCGGAGCGCTGTTCGCGAACGTCGTGTCGGTGGCCATCCTGATCGCCGAAACGATCATGCAGCGCCGCTAGGCGGCCAGGCGCACCGATGACGCCCCTGCTGCGCCATCACAGCATCATCTTCCTGATCATGCGCCGCCTGCGGGCGCCGCTGATCCTGCTCATCAGCATCCTTGCGGTCTCGGTGCTCGGCCTGACGCTCGCGCCGGGCGTGGACGACGAAGGCAAGGTCCACTACCTGAGCTTCTTCCACGCGCTCTATTTCATGAGCTACACGGCGACGACGATCGGCTTCGGCGAGATTCCGTACGCATTTTCCGACCAGCAGCGCCTGTGGGTGACGCTGTGCATCTACCTGTCGGTGATCGGCTGGGCATACAGCGTCGGAACCGTGTTTGCCCTGCTCGCCGATCGCAGCCTGCAACTGGCGATCCGCACGCATCGCTTCCTGCGCGCAGTCAAGCGCCTGCGCGAGCCGTTCTACCTCGTGTGCGGATATGGCGAGACCGGACGGCTGATCTGCAGCGCGCTCGACCAGCTTGGCTATCGCGCCGTCGTCGTCGAATGCGACGAAGTCAAGGCCGGCGAAATCGACCTGCACAGCTACCGGGCGGACGTGCCGACGATGTGTGCCGACGCACGCAATCCCGACCTGCTGCAGTTCGCCGGCCTCACCCATCCGTATTGCATCGGCGTGATCGCATTGACGAACGACGACAGCGCGAACCTCGCAATTGCGATCGCCGCCCGTCTGCTCGCGCCGAAGATCCCGGCGCTGTGCCGCGCCGAGACGCCGGAAACCGCTGCGAACATGGCCTCGTTCGGCACGCGTTACATCATCAACCCGTTCGAGAAGTTCGCCGAATACCTGTCGCTCGCGTTGCACGCGCCGGCCGCGTGGCATTTGCTGACCTGGCTGACGGGACTGCCGGGGACGACCGTCGAGCGTGAGCGGGACCCGCCGCCGGGCGGCTGGATCGTATGCGGACACGGGCGCTTCGGGCGAGTGCTGGTGCAGGCGATGGAACAGGAATCGGCGGTATCGATCACGATCATCGACCGCGAACCATCCGACGACCCTCACCACCGCTGGGTGCAGGGGGATGGCACCGGCGCAGCGGCGCTCGAGCAGGCGGGCGTGCGCGAAGCTGCCGGCATCATCGCCGGCACCGGGAACGATGTCGACAACCTGTCGATCGCGGTGACCGCGCGCGAACTGAACCCGGCGCTGTTCGTGATCCTGCGCCAGAACCACTATGCCAACCACTCACTGTTCGAGGCTTACGATTCCGACGTCGACGTCGTGCCCAGCGAAATCATCGCGCACGAATGCCTGGCGATCCTGACGACGCCGCTGCTCGTGCCCTTCCTGAACGAGGTCAAGCGCCGCGACGAACCCTGGTGCGCGGCGCTGCTCGACAGGCTGACCGGACGATTCGGCTGGCAGGTACCCAGCGTCTGGAGCGAACGCATCAGCTTCACCCAGGCACCGGCACTTCACCACAAGCTGATGCATGGCGCGACGATCGCCCTGCGAGAAATCTTGCGCGCCCCGTCGAACCGCGACGATGAACTCGCGTGCGAGGTGCTGTACCTGCACCGCGACGACGACGATCACTTCCTGCTGCCCGATCCCGACACTGAAATCCGCGCTGGCGACGAACTGCTGCTGGTCGGCCGGCAGGAGGCGAGGCATGAATTCGACCTGACGCTATCGAACGAACACGCCCTCACCTATGTGCTGAGCGGTCGGGATCTGCCGGGAGGATGGCTGTGGGAGAAATTCTCGCGCGATCCGGTGGCCAGCCCGGCCCCGCACGAACGCTGAGCCGGTTCAGCCCTGCGCGGCAACGAGGACGACCGTCTCGTTGCCGAAAGTGACCGTCTGGCCCGGGCGCAGCTTGGCCCGCTTGCGCGATTCGGCCCGCCCGTCGACGAGGACCCGCTGGCCTTCGACGGCGGCATGCGCTTCGCCGCCGGTTCCGGTCAGCCCGGTCGCTTTCAACAGCTGGTCGAGCTGGATGTATTC
This region includes:
- the acnB gene encoding bifunctional aconitate hydratase 2/2-methylisocitrate dehydratase, with product MLEAYRAHVAERAALGIPPLPLSKQQTEELVALLKNPPKGEEEFLVELLTYRVPAGVDDAAKVKAEFLAKVTKGEETCALVSRTKATELLGTMLGGFNIKPMIDLLGDAEVGAVAAEGLKKTLLMFDYFHDVKELADKGNANAKAVLQSWADAEWFTSRPEVPASQKLTVFKVTGETNTDDLSPAPDAWSRPDIPLHALAMLKNPRPGITPEESGVRGPVKFLEELRAKGNLVAYVGDVVGTGSSRKSATNSVLWFTGEDIPFVPNKRFGGVCLGSKIAPIFFNTMEDAGALPIELDCGQLDMGDEIELQVDAASGKVTALKNGAVVSESQLKTLVILDEVRAGGRIPLIIGRGLTAKAREALGLPVSTLFRLPQAPADSGKGFSLAQKMVGRACGFPEGQGVRPGTYCEPKMTTVGSQDTTGPMTRDELKDLACLGFSADLVMQSFCHTAAYPKLVDVKMHRELPSFISTRGGVALRPGDGVIHSWLNRLLLPDTVGTGGDSHTRFPIGISFPAGSGLVAFAAATGVMPLDMPESVLVRFKGTMQPGVTLRDLVNAIPLYAIREGLLTVEKKGKKNVFSGRILEIEGLPDLKVEQAFELSDASAERSAAGCTVHLDKAPIIEYMRSNITLMKWMIANGYEDKRTLGRRIKAMESWIADPQLLNGDADADYAAVIEIDLADIKEPIVACPNDPDDVKLLSEVAGDKIDEVFIGSCMTNIGHFRAAGKVLDGKSDIPTRLWIAPPTKMDAMVLNEEGYYSVLGKSGARMEMPGCSLCMGNQAQVRKGSTAMSTSTRNFPNRLGIDTRVYLGSAELAAVCALMGKIPTVAEYMSQVAVVNAKAKDVYRYMNFDQIAEFKSVADTVTV
- the acnA gene encoding aconitate hydratase AcnA; its protein translation is MLHTLFDTLKTFSTPSGRSGRYYSLPALETAGIATISRLPVSIRIVLEAVLRHCDGRKVTEDHVRQLASWTANAPRTAEIPFVVARVVLQDFTGVPLLCDLAAMRNVAADMGRDPKLIEPLVPVDLVVDHSVQVDHYGSPLALRQNMELEFQRNRERYQFMKWGMQAFDTFRVVPPGIGIVHQVNLEYLFRGVRGHDTGDGMLYYPDTLVGTDSHTTMINGVGVVGWGVGGIEAEAGMLGQPVYLLTPDVVGVELKGRLNEGVTATDLVLTVTELLRRHKVVGKFVEFFGEGTASLTVTDRATIANMAPEYGATMGFFPVDDKTVAYMRGTGRSDVECELFEAYFRAQQLFGVPQAGEIDYSETVTLDLASIVPSLAGPKRPQDRIPLSDMEEMFDRLFSRPASENGFGQPEAALGTRFPTKLPGVDLGHGDILIAAITSCTNTSNPAVLIAAGLLAKKAVAKGLRVKPHVKTSLAPGSRVVTDYLQKAGLLEPLAELGFALAGYGCTTCIGNSGDLAPELNEAIGEHNVIAAAVLSGNRNFEARIHPNIRANFLASPPLVVAFAIAGRANVDLTENPLGTGADGHHVYLKDIWPTSDEIAAVMPYAMDPATFKRLYSDFTKDHDLWNEISAPAGQVYAWPESTYIARPPFFEGFSPQPGAVADIKGARVLLMLGDSVTTDHISPAGSFRETTPAGQWLIAKGVAKQDFNSYGSRRGNHDVMVRGTFANVRIRNMMLPPKQDGSRVEGGYTLLDDRQTTVFDAAMAYMATGTPTVIFAGEEYGTGSSRDWAAKGTQLLGVRAVIARSFERIHRSNLVGMGVLPLQFKGQDSWESLGFVGDETFDVLGIDATLKPQQDLSLVVHRRNGERIEVSVLCRIDTPVEVDYYRHGGILPYVLREILGRVQ
- a CDS encoding YchJ family protein, whose translation is MRRTAAPPCPCQSGKSFDDCCAALIAGELLPDTAEALMRSRYTAYTLGDESYLLASWHPSTRPAAIDFTTDPAPKWIGLQIRQHVQTGADAAVVEFVARYRVGGRAHRLHETSRFVRTQGRWQYVEGDIHE
- a CDS encoding DUF6394 family protein — its product is MNLEKVIFGFFIVLAATLNFGFFVGDIDDPSHHDIYELFAAIVVSLIATVLKFGDRTQIGAVHLATSLVADLQLIAAAMVWGYAAHVSAGGVTPEMVARVVSLSGGALFANVVSVAILIAETIMQRR
- a CDS encoding potassium channel family protein, whose translation is MTPLLRHHSIIFLIMRRLRAPLILLISILAVSVLGLTLAPGVDDEGKVHYLSFFHALYFMSYTATTIGFGEIPYAFSDQQRLWVTLCIYLSVIGWAYSVGTVFALLADRSLQLAIRTHRFLRAVKRLREPFYLVCGYGETGRLICSALDQLGYRAVVVECDEVKAGEIDLHSYRADVPTMCADARNPDLLQFAGLTHPYCIGVIALTNDDSANLAIAIAARLLAPKIPALCRAETPETAANMASFGTRYIINPFEKFAEYLSLALHAPAAWHLLTWLTGLPGTTVERERDPPPGGWIVCGHGRFGRVLVQAMEQESAVSITIIDREPSDDPHHRWVQGDGTGAAALEQAGVREAAGIIAGTGNDVDNLSIAVTARELNPALFVILRQNHYANHSLFEAYDSDVDVVPSEIIAHECLAILTTPLLVPFLNEVKRRDEPWCAALLDRLTGRFGWQVPSVWSERISFTQAPALHHKLMHGATIALREILRAPSNRDDELACEVLYLHRDDDDHFLLPDPDTEIRAGDELLLVGRQEARHEFDLTLSNEHALTYVLSGRDLPGGWLWEKFSRDPVASPAPHER
- a CDS encoding RNA-binding S4 domain-containing protein, translating into MTISFAVRGEYIQLDQLLKATGLTGTGGEAHAAVEGQRVLVDGRAESRKRAKLRPGQTVTFGNETVVLVAAQG